The Syngnathoides biaculeatus isolate LvHL_M chromosome 20, ASM1980259v1, whole genome shotgun sequence nucleotide sequence TTACACACATCTGGATGCTGTCGTCGTATTTCCTCGTTCTGCAGCGTAGTGTGAAGTTGTTTCCAAAATGGCATGGAAATGTCTTACAGACTATCTTTGCCAACTTTAAACGCCTCCTTAATTAATCCTCAAATGGCACTCATAATTACCTCATTTGCATGCCCAGGCCCTCCCACGGTGGGCCACACGCAGATCTTTTCCTGCTGCGGAAGTTAATTGCCGGGGTTCGACGGCTGATTTGGGGCATGCAAATCGGATCCGCCCCCGGAGAATTAGTGCTGTGAATTGTAATAAtctcaacttttttctttttttttttttccaccagtaAGTGTTGCCTGTAAGCGCTCTAATGAATTAGATTAAATTACTTAATTGTTCCAGTTGCGTGTACCATGTATAAATGTGAGCTTTTCTTAGACTGTTGCGCCATCATTTATATGATAAAACACTTTATTTACCCAAATTGAGTCACTTCAGGGCCAAAACGTTCATTCAGATTATTTCAAGGTCTACTCAAGAAGAAAGGGGATTTAGATTTGACCCTTGCGGTTCTCCAAAAATTGTCATTGACGTCCAATAAATGCAAGCACTTCAGGAATGAACTTGCATCCTTCTTATCTGTATTTCACCGCATTTGTGTGGTGGTCCTCCTCAGGCTACAAAGCGGCCGGATAAAACTACAATCTTGGCTATTTTGGCACTCTAATGAATTACAATACCTTACTTAATTGTTCTAGTTTTGTGTACCATATATAAATGTGATCTTTTCTTAGATTGTTGCGCCATATTTTACATGATAAACACTTAATTTACCCAAATTGGGTACCTTCGCTGCGAAACCATTCACATTATGGCAGATTACTTCAAACTCCCACTCAAGAAGAAAAGGGACTTAAGAGTTGATCCTTGCGGTTCTCCAAAAGTTGTCACTTGACAAATGAACTTGCAACCTTTTTGTCTATATTTCAccgtatttttgtgtgtgtccgtgcCCAATCATTTGTGTGGTGGTCCTCCTCAGGCTACAAAGCAGTCACATAAAACAGCAATCCTGGCTATTTTGGCGCTCTAATGAATTAGATTACCTTACTTAATTGTTCCAGTTTTGTGTACCATATATAAATGTGAGCTTTTCTTAGATTGTTGCGCCATATTTTACATGATAAACACTTAATTTACCCAAATTGGGTACCTTCAGTGCGAAACCATTCACATTATAGCAGATTACTTCAAACTCCCAGTCAAGAAGAAAAGGGACTTAGAGTTGATCCTTGCGGTTCTCCAAAAGTTGTCACTTGACAAATGAACTTGCAACCTTTTTGTCTATATTTCAccgtatttttgtgtgtgtccgtgcCCAATCATTTGTGTGGTGGTCCTCCTCAGGCTACAAAGCAGTCACATAAAACAGCAATCCTGGCTATTTTGGCACTCTAATGAATTAGATTACCTTACTTAATTGTTCCAGTTTTGTGTACCATATATAAATGTGAGCTTTTCTTAGATTGTTGCGCCATATTTTACATGATAAACACTTAATTTACCCAAATTGGTTACCTTCACTGCGAAACCATTCACATTATGGCAGATTACTTCAAACTCCCACTCAAGAAGAAAAGGGACTTAGATTTGACCCTTGTGGTTCTCCAAAAGTTGCCATTGAAGTCCAATAAATGCAAGCACTTCATTAATgacgtatttttgtgtgtgcccaATCATTTGTGTGGTGGTCCTCCTCAGTCTACAAAGCGGTCCCATAAAACGACAATCTTGGCTATTTTGTCCATCTCACGTAGCTCTCCTTTCACTTGTCACATCCCCAGCTAAATAATTCAACAAGTTCACACAATTACCCCCGCGGAGAGGAGACACCTGACAAAACGCACAAAAGGTGAGCTGGGTGTCCGCACAGTTAAATCTAATTAACGCAATGAATTCATTAGTGATGTTGTCAAATGGAAGCATTCAGTGACGCCGGCGCATCCTAATTAGATCACAATGGGCGCCGTCCGCCTAAATAGTCCGACTAATGAACGTGTCCTTGGTGGCACTTTTTATTACAGCGCCGCGTCTCTGCTCAAGCAAGACTCAATGAGACGGATTCAATTATGGGtctcggtaaaaaaaaaaaagagggacagCAATTTGCTTGTCAAGTTTGAATAGAAACCCAACGCTCGGAGGAGTTCGGAGCTTCGTGGCTCAAAAGTGCTCTCTAGAGGTAAGAGCAGGAATTACAGGTTTGGGATTGGTTGgttgaggaaaaataaataaattcattaaattttgcctttttcatgaaaaagtaatttaattgagcatttaattaaatacatacAAGCTTGTCAGATCTGGATGTAAAATGTTTCCATTATATTACCGGTAGGGCGGCAcgctggagcagctggtaaagcgttggcctcacagttctgaggacccgggttcgatcccggccccacctgtgtggagtgtgcatgttcttcccgtgcctgcgtgggtttcctcccacatcccaaaaacatacaacattaattgattggctggcaaccagatcacggtgtaccacgcctcctgcccgatgacagctgggatatgctccagcactccccgagacccttgtgaggataagtggcacagaaaatggatggatattaccagtatatttgaattttatttcaaataaattgaCCAGTTCTTTAACAAAATGGACTAAAAGCtttgaaaaaatgcatttaattttatgaaaagaATTCCCCTTTTTATATTCAGATACAAATATGAGTacccatttaaaatgtttttgaattagtcatttatttcactttttatatTTGCTTATTGGTTGATTTAATTCTTAGATAATAGAAccaaatattttatacatttttaataaatcaacTGACCTTTTAATAAGACAAAATAGATTAATGTAtacagagaaaatattttttaattttgttacaTGCAACAAATAAACTAcctatttaatatatatatatatttttttttttttacaagaagcCATTAAATCAATTCAagtgataaatgaagaaaaaaggagATTAATTAGCaaattaatgcaacaaatattttgaGACTCTTGATCATGTAAATACACGACGAGGTGGGTTAAAGACCTTTGAAGCCGAAAGggacattttaacattaaaattcctcttctgaaaaatatttgaatatgaCTACTGATGATGGGTCTTGACAAGTTTACAAATACATTGGGAAAGTTGTTAGAATGTCCATAATGGATCAAAGGGGGTGAATGGAACAAACATAAATATAATAGATGGCTTGTAATGTGACGCAAGCTCCAAaacgcaacaaaacaaaacataatgcTTCTGAAGTTCGGGGTGTCAGTTCAACAAATGCGTTTAATAGAAAGCATTTGATATGTTTGCAGTTGCACTGGTAAATCTGCTGTCTTGCAAGATTTGCTTAGTCGAGTCATGCAAATAGGAATATGATTCTCCTTCtgctattttcattttctcaaggAGCTTGTCGAAATCTCTCTAAGCCCCTTTAAGCCAAACCTAATAATTTTTGCCCTGTGAAAATAAGAGTTTGGAGTCTATTTCCCAGACAAGTGACATTGCTATTAGGATGCAGAGGGTGTCGTCTTTGAGATAGACGATGAGGATCGTGGAGCGGGATTATGAGGCTAATTCTTCtaatcacttgttttttttttttttttgcggctttCATTAATGTGTGCGGAAGGATGTTTGATTCTTTGAGACGCGAATGTGCAACGGGAGAAGTCGCCAACGACTTTTTACAGCGAGACGAGAGAAGCCGCACTGATGGAGAACTTCCCTCATTTTGTGCTCAAAGTTGGATATTAAAGACTGTGAAGTTTGGACTTGGCTTTGAGTTAAATTCATGAGACGACTTTTAATGTAGTTGTATTTACAGGAAAAGAAGTGAAAGTCACTGCAAAAGTAAAAGTGCTATCCGTccactttaatttaaaaaacaaaacaaaataaaaacaagtgtcTTCATATATcataattcccagcctatagagcgcacctggttacgagcctcaaccagtacatttgtaaaggaaataccatttggtacatacagtgaagaaaatgagtatttgaacacctgtctatcagctagaattctgaccctcaaagacctgtgagtccacttttaaaagtccacctccactccgtgtattatactgaatcagatgcacctatgtgaggttgttagctgcataaagacacctgtccaccccgtacaatcagtaagactcaaacttgttacatggccaaagagctgtccaaagacaccagagacaaaattgtacaactccacatggctggaaagggcgacagagaaattgccaagcagcttgaagACAAATcacgagttccatcccaagaacaccatccttgctgtgaaacatgggggtggtagcatcatgctttgggggtgtttttctgcacatgggacaggatgactgcactgtattaaggagaggatgaccgcagccattgAGTGTGAGATTTCgagaaacaacctctttccctcagtcacagcattgaagatgggttgtggctgggcctttcaacatgacaatgacccgaagcacacagccgggaaaaccaaggagtggctccataagaagtatatcaaggttctcgcgtggcctagccagtctccagccctaaacccaataaaaactctttggagggagctgaaactctgtttctcagcgacagcccagaaacctgtctgatctaaagaagatctgtgtggaggagtgggccaaaatccttccagcagtgtgtgcaaacctggtgaacaactacaggaaatgtttgacctctgtaattgcaaacaaaggctactgtacaaaatattaacaatagttatctcaggtgttcaaatacttatttgcaactgtgtcacataaatagttaaaatgtgtgtatttttctttttagattatctctctcaccctCTACaatttctaactgggagaacttataatatagcagggtgttcaaatacttattttcttcactgtacatatgccgcagctgtataaaagctgcaagtgcccaccgccacgctaacactaatgctagggctggttggggggggggacataccagtaaaaatcccGGCAGTTACACACGAGCGCTGCCCTAACAGGCCcgggaccagtaaaagtcacttcctcggcacacatattccaccggtctcactcttaccttttccgctcgaatagccccttgcggccgttggaaaaaaaaatgcacaaattagccgcatcaccgcataaaccgcagggttgaaagcgtgtgaaaaaaagtcgcggctcataggccgtaaattacggtatttagCTTACGTTTGTTCCCTTTTTGTAGAATTAGTGTCCAAAAAGTGACcacaaatgtttccttttccGAGGACGAGTCCCATCCAGACCATCCTTTTTGAATGGATGTAATCGGCAACACGCAgcccagggaaaaaaaaaaaacaataaatccaCCAGAACTTTGAATATGATACTAAAGATTTGCATAATAGCGATTCCTGTTTTCATAATCCCTGTTGGCGAATTTAGCGTCCTTTTTGCTGTGCGGGATCCGCCCGAACGGCGCGTGGTCGTCGAAACACGTGTCGAAGACCTCGTCCACGATTTTCTCCGCCTCCTTGCGGCTGATTTTCCTCACGGCGAGGATGGAGCGGAGGGCCCGGCCTCGGACGCACTCCTGGCCGAGCAAATGGGGGGGACGGATTTAGAAAGGGAAAGCATCCCGCGGTGTTGATttgggaggaagggggggggggggggaggagagaCACAATATGGTACCTGATGATGCTGCTTAATCCCAAAGTGGAACCGGGCCAATTCATTGGAGAAAGCGCAGTCGCCGCTGAGGTTCGCGGCACGAATCTGACACAATGACAACATAAATTAGGTCTGACCGATATATTGCGTATACATACTTTTCATATGTTTATGTGATCTATTTCAAATTCAGTCCTGGTTAAAACTGAGTGGGACAGGAACAGGAATAACCGGAGTGCGACACTGAAGGATTatcactattttattttataaataaagaATCATGCAGTGGTTAAAATTCATTTAAGAATTTTGTCATACAAAAGTGTGCATTTTAATTTACCTTTAATTTACctgtaatgaatgaataatgaataataataatgaataaattataATATGAATATAATATGAACTTGCTAGTGAGGATgtgaaatgattgaaaaaaattcaacacaaaTGCAAGTTGGATTTGATGTATAGTTCttataaaaaataacattttatttattactaaTAATTATAAAgaataaatattattataataattacaaataatttccaacagcaaaaaggatggacatggctgtagtgaacacttatttccagaagagggaggaacatatagtgacctacaagagcggaggtagaagcacgcaggtggattatattttgcgcagacaatgtaatctgaaggagattacgaactgtaaaatagtggtaggagagagtgtagctcgacagcataggatggtagtatgtaggatgattctggtggtgggtaggaagattaagaagacaaaggtcgagcagagaaccatgtggtggaagctgagaaaggaagaatattgtgcggccttccggaaagaggtgagacaggctctcgatggacagcagaagctcccggaagactggacgacgacagccaaggtgatcagagagacaggcaggagagtacttggtgtgtcttttgggaggaaaggggagaaggagacttggtggtggaaccccaaaatacagggagtcatacaaggaaagagattagcgaagaagaagtgggatactgagaggaccgaggagaggcgaaaggagtccatcgagatgcgacgtagggcaaaggtagaggtggcaaaggctaaacaagaggcatatgaagacatgtacaccaggttggacacgaaagaaggagaaaaggatctctccaggttggccagacagagggatagagatgggaaggatgtgcagcaggtaagggtgattaaggaaagagatggaaatgtgttgactggtgccagtcgtgtgctaaatagatggaaagaatactttgagaagttgatgaatgaagaaaatgagatagAAGAAAGAGTTGAAGTTGCCtcgtgtgaaggaccaggaagtggcaatgattactaagggggaagtcagaaaggcactccaaaggatgaaaaatggaaaggcagttggtcctgatgacataccggcagaggtattgaagcaatttggagagattgctgtggagtttttgaccaacttattcaacagaatactagcgggcgaaaagatgcctgaagaatggaggaaaagtgtcctagttgccatttttaagaacaaaggggatgttcagagctgtgggaattatagaggaatgaagttgatgaggcacacaatgaagttatgggaaagagtagtggaggctcgactcaggacagaagtaagtatctgcaagcaacagaatggtttcatgcctcgaaagagtaccacagatgcattattttccttgaggatgctagtggataagtgcagagaaggtcagaaggagctacattgtgtctttgtagacctagtaagcctatgacagagtaccaagagaggaactgtggtactgtctggtgtggtagagaaatatgttagaatagtataggacatggaTGATGGGAGCAGAATAATGTTGAGGTGTGCCGTcggtgtgacaaaagaattgaaggtggaggtgggactgcagcagggatcagctctgagccccttcctgttggcagtggtaatggataggctgacagatgaggttagactggaatccccttggaccatgatgttcgcagatgatattgtgatatgcagtgaaacaacaagaagcagaactggaggtagcagaaatgaagatgttgaggtctctgctaggatgaagggcaaagtttacaaaacagtggtgaggccggccatgatgtacggattagagacggtggcactgaagaaacaacaggaagtagaacttgaggtagcagaaatgaagatgttgaggttctcgctcggagtgagcaggttggataggataagaaatgagctcattagagggacagccaaagttggatgttttggagacaagattcgagagagcagacatcgatggtttggaccggttcagaggcgagagagtgagtacatcggtagaagggtgctgaggatggagctgccaggcaaaaaagagcgagagaggaagaccaaagaaaaggtggatggatgtggtgagggaggacatgaagactgtgggtgttagagaggaagatacacgagataggctaagatggcaaaagatgacatgctgtggcgacccctaacgggacaagccgaaaggaaaagaagactaatCATTTCcaacagacaaaaataataaatacattttaaaaataatttctttaacCAATTCATTATATTTTATAAAGCATTATGTTGAATGTTTTGACATATacattctattaaaaaaaattaaatacatgcaTTATAAATTGCGTTTGTTGGTCTGTAGAGAAAGTTGTTTTATATaattaattgttattattaatatttaacaAACTGCActatgttgggttttttttaattccaaaaataaaataaagacatcCCATTCGTCCAGCcagtcattttctgtaccattgatcatcattgtaatttttttttcttctggattTCATATTGGGAGGGTAATTCTCCCaggttgttgttgtctttgttgttaAACGAGCAGAGAGGAAAATCAGAATCCCGACCCTCACCTCAGAACACGCTAAATGTCTGAAGTTGTTGAACCAGTCCACGTGGGCCCGACAGTGGTCGAAAGCGTGGATGAGCTCGTGCGTGACCACCCGGTTCATGTGAgactgctggtggatgttattCTGACACaaaacaatctaaaaaaaaataaaattacataaaaaaaaaaaataaaataacaaaagcaTTCCGACTGAATACTGTGGTTTTTATTCAGTTAACAATTCCTAATTAACGTCAATAGCGATTCTCACTTGGGACGTGGCTGCGTCAAATCCACCGCTGACCGTCCCGTCGCAATCTTCGCAGGCAAAATGGCGGTCTTTAAACACTTTACTGGGCCAAATAGAGAACAGATTTCACATCAATGATGAAAAACTGACACTTCTGACACCATATTTCTTGCAGCAGGTGGCAGTGGACACTTGTGCAACCGCATAATCTTGACTTCTCGAATAAGAAAGTGTGACAAAAGCCGTTTAATTCTATTAAATTATGCCGTACTGTACGTTTTATGAAGTATGACATTataatgcagtatttttttcattttaaaaaaattgcaaaagtctggggtgtttttctggggggggctggaacagatgaacggcatttccattcattttaaaaggGGGAAAGATGAGTTGATGAACAAATATAAAGGACAATTAAAAGCGAGcaaaaataatgattcaattGTTATCAAttgcaaataaaatcaaaaaaataaattataaaatttTTAAAGTATGGCATTTTAaggcagtatttttttcattgaaaaaattgcaaaagtttgggatgtttttctgGGGGGGGAGCAGAAATGATTAATTGCATTTGCATTAATTTTAAAGAGGGAAAGATGCACAAATATTAAGGCACCATTGTACAGGACAATTCAAAGCTAGCAAAATAATGATTCAATTGTTATCAATTtttaataaaagcaaaaaatcaATTGTGAATTAATGTTTAAAACTGAACAGTTTCTGGAGATTAAAagcaaatatgcaaatatattgaacttcaaagttaaatacaactgagctGTACTTAGGCAGGAATTATTTCGCCTTCCAGGAGTCGAACCAACCTATGAAGCATCTTTTTTggggcgagaacatgcaaaaactcTACCctgaaaattcaaaattgagGCAGAAGTGCTAACCACTAGCTCACCGTGCTGCATCACAATCCCCGAATTTTAATTGCGTgcaaaaataaactacaaaaatCATAAATGCAACTTACCATCCAGagtttttcatggcactgaGGAGGAGTTTGGCATAGGGACCTGAGTGAAGTAAATAACACATTGGAAGTTGTAATTGTCATTGTTCATACAAGAGTGACAATAAAGTCACATTCTACTGTATCCCCAATTTTTACAGCAGGCTAACAGCTACATAGCTAACAGCATCTTCTACATTACATTGGTTACTGATAAAAACACAGTTATTTCGCGTTTTGGTTGTTTgctatacattaaaaaaaagcaaaatgttatGTTCAAATGAAGTGATGATAACGTGACTCACTGGTTTCCACGGCTAACTGTAACATGACCTGACACTTGTGGTTGAAAGTGAACAGGCTCTCTGCGATGGAGCCCTTCTTGTACTTCCCGGCGTTCCTCTCCGGGAACAAATCGTACCCGTAATCTTCTTCTTGCTTCGTCTgccccattttttaaaaatgtagtcgGCTGCGTTGAGATATTTGTGAAGATATCCCCGGCCAGCCAGCGTTAGCTAGCAAGAGAGGTCATTGCTGGGGGTGAGATCACGTGATCGCGCCGGttcaaaggttaaaaaaaaagaacaccaaaataatattttaattggtaaaataatttctatCACCCCTTTTCAAATCaagaaaatgtagaaaaaactaattttaaaaaacgCGAGTTGGTGACAACAAAGATCGTCTATCACAATTTAGCTTGACGTCAATTTGTGGTGGTAAATTCAAACCCTTTACCCTTTTGTCTTGGTTTTATATCCAAATAATGTATTATTAAgctcgaggaggaggaggaggagatggaaTATAAACGTTTACAAAGAAGATGACTGTCTGTTTTTATGGAGTTGTTGTGCTCTTCTTTAGCGAAACaatctttgatttttttcgGCATGCGCCGCaacgcaaagcatgctgggattCCGCTGTCATGGCTCCACACCAACAACATTAACGCAATAATCGCTTTTTAAAGACTCGCGAGAATTCCTGTCATATTTGTATCGTGGTTATAAACCGGAATAACAAGGAGCAGGTACTTTACCAactttgtactttattgaagcaGTGAGATGATTGAAAACGTTGTTAGCAGTTTGCTAAACGGGGCTGACTAGTAACTCGTGGCTTCTCTAAAGAATAGGAAATCAAAACCAAagttgccccccaaaaaattgttttttttttccgtcgtTTTAAATCGAAATTAATGTCTGTCTCGCAGGGAGGAAATCATGGCCGGGCCGAACAAAGCATTCGAGTTGCAAATGCAAATGCGGCAGAATGCAGAGGACCTGCAGAGCTTCATGAGGGAGCTGGAGACCTGGGAGACTGACATGAAGACCAAAGATGAGCAGTTGAGGAGGGGCGAGGAAGGGGACGCCAAGGTTCGGTGTGGACTGTGATCACGAGAACATTTAGATTTTAATAAATGTTCCCAgcatattttttattcttttatgttTCAAGCCAAACCTCCCTCCCGTGCGTAACAAGGACTACAAAGCAAAAATGAGGgccaagaagaagatgaagatggCCAACAACAGTGACTCCAGAGCGGAGGGGTCCGGCGCCAAGAAGCCGTCGAGGATCAAATCGAATGATTATCGATCGTGGGACAGTTTTGATGTGGTCTGTCATCCATTAGTTAGACAAGCCATAGTCACCCCAAAATCAGCTGGGcaaaga carries:
- the atp23 gene encoding mitochondrial inner membrane protease ATP23 homolog, translated to MGQTKQEEDYGYDLFPERNAGKYKKGSIAESLFTFNHKCQVMLQLAVETSPYAKLLLSAMKNSGCKVFKDRHFACEDCDGTVSGGFDAATSQIVLCQNNIHQQSHMNRVVTHELIHAFDHCRAHVDWFNNFRHLACSEIRAANLSGDCAFSNELARFHFGIKQHHQECVRGRALRSILAVRKISRKEAEKIVDEVFDTCFDDHAPFGRIPHSKKDAKFANRDYENRNRYYANL